A window from Candidatus Paceibacterota bacterium encodes these proteins:
- a CDS encoding DUF3850 domain-containing protein: MKKIPKKTWPEYFQQIYEGKKTFELRLNDFEVEEGDILVLQEWDPKTKKYTGREIEKKVGYVGKWKIEELEQFWPEKEIKDRGIQVISLK; encoded by the coding sequence ATGAAAAAAATCCCAAAGAAAACTTGGCCGGAATATTTTCAACAGATATATGAGGGTAAAAAGACTTTTGAATTGAGATTGAATGATTTTGAGGTGGAAGAAGGCGATATTCTTGTCTTACAGGAATGGGATCCAAAGACAAAAAAGTATACGGGAAGGGAAATTGAAAAGAAGGTTGGTTATGTGGGTAAATGGAAGATTGAAGAATTGGAACAATTTTGGCCTGAGAAAGAGATAAAAGACAGGGGTATACAGGTCATTTCATTGAAATAA
- the infA gene encoding translation initiation factor IF-1 gives MESPSKPNNSATGTVVEALPNTLFRVKLENKEEIILAYLAGKMRMNRIRVLIGDKVELEIDPYGGKARVTRRL, from the coding sequence ATGGAATCACCTTCCAAACCAAATAATTCCGCAACCGGAACAGTCGTTGAGGCTTTGCCAAATACGCTTTTTCGCGTAAAGCTTGAGAATAAAGAAGAGATCATTCTAGCCTATCTGGCAGGAAAGATGCGAATGAATCGCATCCGTGTTCTCATTGGTGATAAAGTAGAACTTGAGATAGATCCTTATGGAGGTAAAGCACGCGTAACAAGACGCCTTTAA
- a CDS encoding alanine--tRNA ligase, with protein MTSAEIRSRFLEFFKKREHAVLESASLVTSDEKGVTNPTLFNTAGMQPLIPYLLGKTHPLGKRLVDAQKCLRTVDIDDVGDNTHATFFEMLGNWSLGDYFKEEAIKWSFQFLTSKEEGLGLDPGRLYVTVFEGDENAPKDTEAFEIWKKYVPENRIYFMGAKSNWWEAGENGPCGPDSEMYYDVTPKGLGDLNKEGFISADDKRDVVEIWNDVFMQYEKKDGKIVGKLPKPSVDTGAGLERLAMVIQGVNNIYDTDLLKPAMIKISELPKKDSYDLKSARILADHVRASVFLIADGVVPSNTDRGYVLRKLIRRSVRHANVLGIGDNGEIGLIAKSVIENYKNIYKEVVEKSNVVIEEIAREEKKFRETLNQGLKEFEKGVDAFTLFSSYGFPLELTLELAKEKGITVDVNDFNEKFKKHQELSRSGAEQKFKGGLADANNEMVVRYHTATHLLHQALFDVLGNGVMQKGSNITTERLRFDFAHTAKMTDEEKKKVEDIVNQKIAERLPVSQVIMSREEAEKTGAKHFFGEKYGDEISIYFVGKDLPSAFSKEFCGGPHVKNTSELAGPEGKWHFKIAKEEAVAQGVRRIKAVLG; from the coding sequence ATGACTTCTGCCGAAATACGTTCTAGATTCTTGGAATTTTTTAAAAAAAGAGAGCATGCTGTGTTGGAATCGGCTTCTTTGGTGACTTCAGATGAAAAAGGGGTTACCAATCCTACACTTTTCAATACTGCAGGAATGCAACCACTCATCCCATATTTGTTGGGCAAGACACATCCATTGGGCAAACGTTTGGTTGATGCGCAAAAATGTCTTCGCACAGTAGATATAGATGACGTTGGAGATAATACTCACGCTACTTTTTTTGAAATGTTGGGCAACTGGTCTCTAGGAGATTATTTTAAAGAAGAGGCTATAAAATGGAGTTTTCAATTTCTCACTTCAAAAGAGGAAGGACTTGGTTTGGATCCTGGACGTCTATACGTAACTGTTTTTGAAGGTGATGAGAATGCTCCAAAAGATACAGAGGCTTTTGAAATTTGGAAAAAATACGTTCCTGAAAATCGCATATATTTCATGGGTGCCAAGTCCAATTGGTGGGAAGCTGGCGAAAACGGTCCTTGTGGTCCAGATTCTGAAATGTATTACGATGTTACTCCAAAAGGTTTGGGTGATTTGAATAAAGAAGGTTTCATTTCCGCTGATGATAAACGTGATGTTGTTGAGATTTGGAATGATGTCTTCATGCAATATGAGAAGAAAGACGGCAAGATCGTCGGCAAGTTACCGAAACCTTCGGTAGATACTGGTGCTGGTTTGGAAAGATTGGCTATGGTTATACAAGGTGTCAATAATATTTACGATACAGATTTGTTGAAGCCTGCGATGATTAAAATAAGTGAATTACCAAAGAAAGATAGTTACGATTTGAAGTCAGCTAGGATTTTGGCTGATCATGTCAGAGCTTCAGTATTCCTCATTGCTGATGGAGTAGTACCTTCCAATACTGATAGAGGTTATGTTTTGAGAAAATTGATACGAAGGTCAGTCAGACATGCCAACGTTCTCGGTATTGGTGACAATGGCGAGATTGGTCTTATTGCCAAGTCTGTTATTGAGAATTACAAGAATATTTACAAAGAAGTCGTTGAGAAGAGTAATGTTGTAATAGAAGAAATTGCCAGAGAAGAAAAGAAATTCCGAGAGACTTTGAATCAAGGTTTGAAGGAATTTGAAAAGGGTGTTGACGCTTTCACCTTGTTTTCAAGTTACGGTTTTCCTTTGGAATTGACTCTTGAATTGGCGAAAGAGAAGGGAATCACGGTTGATGTAAATGATTTCAATGAAAAATTCAAGAAACACCAAGAACTTTCTCGTTCTGGTGCAGAACAGAAATTCAAAGGTGGGCTAGCTGATGCCAACAATGAAATGGTTGTCCGTTATCACACCGCTACACACTTGTTACACCAAGCTCTTTTTGATGTCCTCGGAAATGGTGTTATGCAAAAGGGTTCAAATATTACTACGGAAAGATTGCGTTTTGACTTTGCTCACACTGCCAAGATGACTGATGAAGAGAAAAAGAAAGTTGAGGATATTGTTAACCAAAAGATTGCTGAGAGATTACCAGTCAGTCAAGTAATAATGTCCAGAGAAGAAGCGGAAAAGACCGGCGCCAAACATTTCTTTGGTGAAAAATATGGTGATGAGATCTCTATTTATTTTGTCGGCAAAGATTTACCATCTGCTTTCTCAAAAGAATTCTGTGGAGGCCCTCACGTAAAGAATACCAGTGAACTCGCTGGTCCAGAAGGTAAGTGGCATTTCAAGATCGCCAAAGAGGAGGCAGTTGCTCAGGGTGTGAGGAGAATAAAGGCAGTGTTGGGGTAA
- the rpsK gene encoding 30S ribosomal protein S11, with product MGKKRIVTTEGAEGADKAKAITVSAKKRVDSGILHVQSTYNNTKVMLTDKAGNALMWGSSGGAGFRGAKKGTPFAAAKVGETLALKAQNIGLKEVDVVVKGVGSGRESAIRGFISKGITISSIKDETPVPFNGPQPKKPRRV from the coding sequence ATGGGTAAAAAAAGAATTGTAACAACTGAAGGAGCTGAAGGTGCTGATAAGGCCAAGGCAATCACCGTATCTGCAAAGAAACGTGTTGATTCTGGTATTTTACATGTCCAATCAACCTACAATAACACCAAAGTTATGCTTACAGACAAAGCTGGCAACGCCCTCATGTGGGGTTCTAGTGGTGGCGCAGGTTTCCGTGGAGCAAAGAAGGGTACTCCATTCGCAGCAGCCAAGGTGGGAGAGACCCTAGCTTTGAAAGCTCAAAATATCGGTCTCAAAGAAGTTGACGTTGTAGTCAAAGGGGTTGGTTCTGGTCGTGAATCAGCTATCCGTGGTTTTATTAGTAAAGGAATAACTATTTCATCTATCAAAGATGAGACTCCAGTTCCTTTCAATGGTCCTCAGCCAAAGAAACCTCGTCGAGTATAA
- a CDS encoding nucleotide exchange factor GrpE, whose amino-acid sequence MNKKDSDNDIISEQESENLAVDTDNLDDSVVAEENAVEAIKKLREKLKKAEQEKQEYLVGWQRAKADHINARKRDESEKQEFVKFANERLIDGLIPVMESFDMAMGNKEVWEKVDKNWRVGVEYIYSQLKKVLSDAGLEEINPIGKPFDLNRDEASEYVPVEKETDHHKVLAVVQKGYTLNDKLMRPPKVKVGEFKKE is encoded by the coding sequence ATGAATAAAAAAGACTCTGATAACGATATAATTTCTGAGCAAGAATCAGAAAATCTTGCCGTGGATACGGATAACCTCGACGATTCTGTTGTGGCTGAAGAAAATGCTGTAGAAGCTATCAAAAAACTTCGCGAAAAGTTGAAAAAGGCTGAACAGGAAAAACAAGAATATTTGGTAGGTTGGCAACGTGCAAAGGCTGACCATATAAATGCTCGCAAACGTGATGAATCCGAAAAACAAGAATTCGTAAAGTTTGCCAACGAACGTTTGATTGATGGTCTCATTCCGGTTATGGAAAGTTTTGATATGGCAATGGGTAACAAAGAAGTTTGGGAAAAAGTTGATAAAAATTGGCGGGTTGGTGTGGAGTATATTTATTCTCAATTAAAAAAAGTCTTGAGTGACGCTGGTTTGGAGGAAATCAATCCTATAGGAAAACCATTTGATCTCAACCGTGACGAAGCTTCTGAGTATGTGCCAGTAGAAAAGGAGACTGACCATCACAAGGTATTGGCTGTGGTGCAAAAAGGTTACACTTTGAATGATAAGCTTATGCGACCTCCTAAGGTAAAGGTTGGGGAATTTAAGAAAGAATAA
- a CDS encoding HIT domain-containing protein, translating to MKNCIYCTLALPEIQARKVAENDLAVAFPTNIPITPGHMLVIPKRCVARYEDLTVEEKKAIEELRMKITDALKKVFGAEGFNFAWNDGKIAGQSIPHFHLHIIQRKQGDVGILEYDPRRFIYRPGERETSPEEELIAVSELIKKAVTHL from the coding sequence ATGAAGAACTGTATATATTGCACACTAGCACTACCAGAAATACAAGCCAGAAAAGTTGCGGAGAATGATCTTGCAGTAGCTTTTCCGACCAACATTCCTATTACTCCTGGACATATGCTCGTCATTCCGAAAAGATGCGTTGCTCGTTATGAAGATTTGACAGTTGAAGAGAAGAAGGCAATCGAGGAACTTCGGATGAAGATTACCGATGCTTTAAAGAAAGTATTTGGTGCAGAAGGTTTTAATTTTGCTTGGAATGACGGGAAAATTGCCGGTCAATCCATACCACACTTTCATTTGCATATTATTCAAAGGAAACAGGGTGATGTGGGTATTCTTGAATATGATCCTAGGAGATTTATATATAGACCAGGTGAGCGGGAAACTTCTCCTGAAGAAGAATTAATTGCAGTTAGTGAACTTATTAAGAAAGCTGTTACACATTTATGA
- the rpsD gene encoding 30S ribosomal protein S4, which yields MKIGPRYKKARYLGAPVFRKTQTQKFAMRSQRKAKTMGGRRGAKSEYGKQMMEKQKARFSYGVSGKQFTNYVKKALKTQGDNGKNLLSLLEGRLDNVVVRAGFAPTSSAGRQMVAHGHIVVNGKNVTVPSYEVRIGDKLTIREGSKNKVIFSKLDEDLKAVKHPSWMSIDEKTRTITIIGRPVSEATELLFDVRAVLEFYTR from the coding sequence ATGAAAATAGGACCAAGATATAAAAAAGCAAGATACCTCGGAGCACCAGTCTTCCGTAAAACGCAAACACAAAAGTTTGCGATGAGATCTCAGCGCAAGGCAAAGACTATGGGTGGCCGTCGTGGTGCCAAGAGTGAATACGGCAAGCAAATGATGGAAAAGCAGAAGGCAAGATTCAGTTATGGTGTTTCTGGTAAACAATTCACAAATTACGTCAAGAAAGCTTTGAAGACTCAAGGTGACAACGGCAAGAACCTCCTCTCACTTCTAGAAGGAAGACTTGATAACGTAGTAGTTAGAGCTGGTTTTGCTCCTACTAGTTCAGCGGGAAGACAGATGGTTGCCCATGGACATATTGTCGTCAATGGTAAAAATGTAACCGTTCCTTCATACGAAGTTCGTATTGGAGACAAACTTACCATTCGTGAAGGAAGCAAAAATAAGGTCATTTTCTCAAAACTGGATGAAGATTTGAAGGCAGTGAAGCACCCAAGTTGGATGTCTATTGATGAAAAAACAAGAACCATTACCATTATTGGAAGACCAGTCAGTGAAGCAACCGAACTTCTATTTGATGTTCGTGCGGTGTTGGAGTTCTACACACGCTAG
- a CDS encoding MFS transporter: MNKKKIFIWSLYDFANSIVMIAFFLYFSQWLVIDRGISDFWFNATLAISSLLFLLVGPVLGSIADKTGNKTSGIRITTILTAILYLITGLITVFIPEYDILAAFFFTIASSVYLLSFIYYNSFLKDIAPAEKNGLVSGWGLVGNYLGQITAILISLPFATGVITLWGTPGRSQVFIPATIIFFLFALPLLISFKKDSRIPLVVHINVLDEYKNVWRALVNLLKIPNLGRFFLAYFLFNDAVLTAGNNFPIYLERVFGTDDTIKSYILLGMMITSAISCPISGWIADKIGFKKTLIGILIGWIVMFPLLAFANSVIFVVFVAVITGLLFGSVWTVTRAMVIKFTPQSSLNQSFTYFTLMERFATFIGPISWGLIVALAPHSEAFNYRAAAFSMTIFVVVGLLIIRKLPGDTKEL; encoded by the coding sequence ATGAACAAAAAGAAAATATTTATTTGGAGTCTGTATGATTTCGCAAACTCGATAGTAATGATTGCTTTCTTCTTGTATTTTTCTCAGTGGCTCGTCATAGATCGTGGAATTTCAGATTTTTGGTTTAATGCTACACTTGCGATTTCAAGTCTACTTTTTCTATTGGTTGGACCTGTATTGGGTTCTATTGCCGATAAAACTGGAAACAAAACATCTGGCATAAGGATTACGACTATTCTCACAGCGATACTGTACCTTATTACAGGACTTATAACCGTCTTTATTCCAGAGTATGATATCCTTGCTGCTTTCTTTTTCACTATTGCGTCTAGTGTGTATCTTCTTTCTTTTATTTATTACAATTCTTTCTTAAAAGATATTGCTCCAGCAGAAAAAAATGGATTAGTTTCTGGTTGGGGTCTTGTTGGTAATTACCTTGGTCAGATAACAGCGATTCTTATTTCTTTACCTTTTGCTACAGGAGTTATTACCTTATGGGGAACTCCTGGGAGATCTCAAGTATTTATTCCTGCGACAATCATCTTTTTCTTATTCGCACTTCCTCTACTTATCTCTTTTAAAAAAGATAGCCGTATACCTTTGGTAGTACATATAAATGTTCTCGATGAATACAAGAATGTCTGGAGGGCGCTTGTTAATTTATTAAAAATACCAAATTTGGGACGTTTCTTTCTGGCTTATTTTTTATTTAATGATGCTGTGCTTACTGCTGGGAATAATTTTCCAATATATCTAGAAAGAGTTTTTGGTACAGATGATACTATAAAAAGTTATATTCTTTTGGGTATGATGATTACTTCTGCAATCAGTTGTCCTATATCTGGATGGATTGCAGACAAGATTGGATTTAAGAAAACTTTGATCGGAATTCTTATTGGCTGGATCGTTATGTTTCCACTTCTAGCTTTTGCGAATAGTGTGATATTTGTTGTTTTTGTCGCCGTTATCACGGGCCTTTTGTTTGGTTCTGTATGGACAGTTACTAGAGCGATGGTTATTAAATTTACACCACAAAGTAGTTTGAATCAGTCTTTTACGTATTTCACTCTTATGGAACGCTTTGCTACCTTTATTGGTCCAATCTCTTGGGGATTGATAGTTGCATTGGCTCCTCATTCCGAGGCGTTCAACTATCGCGCGGCAGCTTTTTCTATGACAATATTTGTGGTTGTAGGCCTTTTGATTATAAGGAAACTTCCTGGTGATACTAAGGAGTTGTAA
- a CDS encoding endonuclease/exonuclease/phosphatase family protein, whose translation MKIISLNTWGGRAGKEELTSFFKKYREGTDIFCLQEIWSAPHNRNFDGQFAGGHVLKHSQIMTDGMQNISKSLSDHVSYFRPHLWDNYGLMMSVGKDLKVIKEGELFVFREKGHVPEGDLGNHARNIQFVTLMIGEKLVTVINFHGLWNGKGKTDTEDRINQSQNIINFIKSLEGECILCGDFNLLPDTKSIKLFESFGLVNLIKEYNMKSTRTSFYTKPEKYADYVFVSKGVEVNDFKVLPDEVSDHLAMYLDFE comes from the coding sequence ATGAAAATAATTTCTTTGAACACTTGGGGAGGTCGAGCTGGTAAGGAAGAATTGACCTCGTTTTTCAAGAAGTATAGAGAAGGAACAGACATTTTTTGTTTACAGGAGATTTGGTCTGCTCCACATAATAGAAATTTTGATGGGCAATTTGCTGGTGGACATGTTCTCAAACACAGTCAGATTATGACTGATGGTATGCAAAATATTTCCAAGTCATTATCTGATCATGTAAGTTATTTCCGTCCACATCTTTGGGACAATTACGGTCTCATGATGTCAGTTGGTAAAGATTTGAAAGTTATAAAAGAAGGCGAATTGTTTGTTTTTAGAGAAAAAGGTCATGTGCCAGAAGGTGATCTCGGTAATCATGCAAGAAATATTCAATTTGTAACTTTAATGATAGGTGAAAAATTAGTTACAGTCATAAATTTTCATGGCTTATGGAATGGTAAAGGTAAGACTGATACTGAAGATAGGATAAATCAATCACAAAATATAATTAATTTTATTAAATCATTGGAAGGTGAATGTATTTTATGTGGGGATTTTAACCTCTTACCAGATACGAAAAGTATAAAGTTATTTGAATCTTTTGGTCTTGTAAATCTGATAAAAGAATACAATATGAAATCTACTAGAACCTCTTTTTACACAAAGCCAGAAAAATATGCAGATTATGTTTTTGTAAGTAAAGGAGTGGAAGTAAACGATTTCAAAGTATTACCAGATGAGGTTTCAGATCATTTGGCTATGTATTTGGATTTTGAGTAA
- a CDS encoding uL13 family ribosomal protein translates to MKYTIDAQGKKLGRVASEAAAHLMGKHSAVFAKNVVSEDKVEICNVNMADISDAKKTKDTYVTYTGHRGGLNSESLSHLIGRRGMTEVFRRAVTRMLPPNKLRDLRLKNLIIKE, encoded by the coding sequence ATGAAATACACAATAGACGCACAAGGAAAGAAATTGGGACGAGTAGCTAGTGAAGCTGCTGCTCATCTTATGGGCAAACATTCTGCTGTATTTGCCAAGAATGTTGTCTCAGAAGATAAGGTTGAAATCTGCAATGTAAACATGGCTGATATTTCTGATGCCAAGAAGACCAAAGATACCTATGTCACTTACACAGGTCATCGTGGTGGTCTCAATTCTGAAAGCCTCTCTCATCTCATCGGTCGTCGTGGTATGACAGAAGTTTTTCGAAGAGCCGTCACACGTATGTTGCCACCAAACAAGTTGCGCGATCTTAGGTTGAAGAATTTGATTATAAAAGAATAG
- a CDS encoding DNA-directed RNA polymerase subunit alpha — protein sequence MTYDVVLPSKPKAIREDKVSGTYEIDGLYPGYGHTLGNSLRRIILSSLPGTAITKVKIKGVEHEFSTINGVKEDVIMILLNLKKVRIRLDTDEPQVITLKVNGVKEVCAKDVDVPGQAEVLNPDLHIATLTEKSSELDIELTVEKGLGYVSKEVIQKDRVDIGAITLDAAFTPIRKANYEVENMRVGDRTDFNRLRLVIETDGTITPREALEKSITLMIHQLKSIVGFKEEEVVPEASEDKDSDNEAGAGKEKRGEIDTELSKTRVDTLDLSARTVKALSNANIRTLGGLFRKKESDIMDVDGLGAKGMQEIKKLLAQYGVTLRQ from the coding sequence ATGACCTACGACGTCGTTTTACCTTCAAAACCAAAAGCAATCCGCGAGGACAAAGTCAGTGGAACCTATGAGATTGATGGTCTTTATCCTGGATACGGACATACTCTAGGTAACTCTCTTAGACGCATCATTTTGTCGTCTTTGCCTGGTACAGCTATTACAAAGGTCAAGATCAAAGGTGTTGAACACGAATTTTCAACTATCAATGGCGTCAAAGAAGATGTCATCATGATCTTGCTCAATTTGAAAAAAGTTCGTATTCGTCTTGATACAGATGAACCTCAGGTCATAACTTTGAAAGTAAATGGTGTCAAAGAAGTTTGTGCCAAGGATGTAGATGTCCCTGGTCAAGCAGAAGTTCTCAATCCAGATTTACATATTGCAACTTTGACCGAAAAGTCATCTGAGCTGGATATTGAGCTCACGGTTGAAAAAGGCCTCGGATATGTTTCCAAGGAAGTTATCCAAAAAGATCGCGTTGATATCGGAGCTATCACTCTTGATGCCGCTTTCACTCCTATTCGCAAAGCAAATTACGAAGTAGAAAATATGCGTGTTGGAGATCGTACAGATTTCAACCGCCTCCGCTTGGTTATTGAAACAGATGGTACTATCACTCCACGTGAAGCTTTGGAAAAGTCTATTACGCTCATGATTCACCAGTTGAAGTCAATTGTTGGATTCAAGGAAGAAGAAGTTGTTCCAGAAGCTTCGGAAGACAAAGATTCCGACAACGAAGCTGGAGCAGGTAAAGAAAAGAGAGGTGAGATTGATACCGAACTCTCAAAGACACGCGTTGATACTCTGGACCTTTCTGCTCGTACAGTCAAAGCACTTTCAAATGCAAACATCAGGACTTTGGGTGGACTCTTCCGTAAGAAGGAGTCAGACATCATGGATGTTGATGGATTGGGAGCAAAGGGAATGCAAGAGATCAAAAAGTTATTAGCACAGTATGGAGTAACGTTGAGACAGTAA
- a CDS encoding aldo/keto reductase translates to MQIPIKKLKNGFEIPEYGLGTWQMGGRMERDMANDDKSDIKAIQNAIDKGVTHIDTAEIYANGHSEELIATAIKENNIDREKLFIVSKVPGEHQGYDGTINACKQSLKRLNTNYLDLYLLHDYVDDFPLKDTIKALCELKEQGLVKNIGVSNFGIEHLKEAQSYSKYPIVCNQVHYNLRVREVEHSGLLKYCQENDVMIVAYRPTEKAKLFDETPAIIEEMCKKYGKTFAQISINWLISQPNVVTLVKTRNPNHLEENLGAVGWYMEKQDIERLRNEFPRQVIASDVIRLG, encoded by the coding sequence ATGCAAATCCCTATCAAAAAACTTAAAAATGGTTTTGAAATTCCTGAATATGGTCTAGGTACGTGGCAGATGGGTGGTCGTATGGAAAGAGATATGGCAAATGATGATAAGTCTGATATCAAAGCAATACAAAATGCTATTGATAAAGGTGTTACTCATATTGATACAGCCGAGATATATGCGAACGGACATTCTGAGGAATTGATTGCAACAGCTATTAAAGAGAACAATATAGATCGGGAAAAACTTTTTATTGTCTCAAAGGTCCCCGGAGAACATCAAGGCTATGATGGTACTATCAATGCTTGTAAGCAAAGTCTGAAAAGGTTGAATACTAATTATCTGGATCTATATTTACTGCATGATTATGTTGATGATTTTCCTTTAAAGGATACAATCAAGGCTCTTTGTGAATTGAAAGAACAAGGTCTTGTAAAAAATATTGGCGTATCAAATTTTGGTATTGAACATTTAAAAGAAGCACAAAGTTATAGTAAATATCCAATAGTGTGTAATCAGGTTCATTACAATCTGAGAGTAAGAGAGGTTGAACATAGTGGCTTACTGAAATACTGTCAGGAAAATGACGTTATGATTGTTGCGTATAGGCCAACAGAGAAAGCGAAACTTTTTGATGAGACGCCAGCAATAATTGAAGAGATGTGCAAAAAGTATGGAAAAACTTTTGCGCAGATTTCGATTAATTGGCTGATTTCTCAGCCTAATGTAGTGACTTTAGTTAAGACCAGAAACCCAAATCACCTTGAAGAAAATCTTGGAGCTGTCGGATGGTATATGGAAAAGCAAGATATTGAAAGGTTACGCAATGAATTTCCGAGGCAGGTTATTGCTTCTGATGTAATTAGACTTGGATAA
- the rplQ gene encoding 50S ribosomal protein L17 has translation MRHHSNVRKFGLETNQRHALMRSLARNLIRDSRITTTTAKAKELRPFVEKLVTRAKAGTLAGRRIVNSRIQSDDETKILFDTIAPKYKDRKGGYTRIIRMPNRDLDGSSMSLIEFV, from the coding sequence ATGAGACATCATTCAAACGTAAGAAAATTCGGACTAGAAACAAATCAGCGTCATGCATTGATGCGCTCTTTGGCTCGTAACCTTATTCGTGATTCTAGGATTACAACCACAACAGCAAAGGCCAAGGAACTCAGACCATTCGTAGAAAAGTTGGTCACTAGAGCAAAAGCTGGTACTTTGGCTGGAAGACGTATCGTCAATTCACGCATTCAGAGTGATGATGAGACAAAGATTTTGTTTGATACTATCGCTCCAAAGTACAAAGATAGAAAAGGTGGCTACACAAGGATTATAAGAATGCCAAACCGTGACTTGGATGGTAGTTCTATGTCACTCATTGAATTTGTATAA
- the rpsM gene encoding 30S ribosomal protein S13, which yields MRILGITLPENKRLEIALTAIYGIGRSRAKHVLLKSKIDGGTKPKDLTVEQENALRKLVEGFKIEGDLKRDTAGNIKRLKDIKAYRGLRHARHLPARGQRTKTNSRTVRGNVRKTMGSGKRKEEKK from the coding sequence ATGCGTATTTTAGGAATAACACTACCAGAAAACAAAAGATTAGAGATAGCTCTAACAGCTATTTATGGTATCGGACGTTCTCGTGCAAAGCATGTTCTCCTCAAATCAAAGATTGATGGAGGTACAAAACCAAAAGATTTGACTGTTGAACAAGAAAACGCTCTTCGTAAATTGGTAGAAGGTTTCAAGATAGAAGGTGACCTCAAGCGAGATACCGCAGGCAATATCAAACGCCTCAAAGATATCAAAGCTTACCGAGGCTTACGTCACGCAAGACATTTACCAGCGAGAGGTCAGCGAACAAAGACCAATTCCAGAACAGTCAGAGGTAACGTTAGAAAGACAATGGGATCTGGTAAACGTAAAGAGGAAAAGAAATAA
- the rpsI gene encoding 30S ribosomal protein S9: MTPTKTTAKYFEAVGRRKTAIARVRLFAGTKSGFEVNGKTLEAYFPVKEMQITAVEAITAAKAGEKFHVTAKIVGGGISAQSEALRHGIARALLIYDIQMRGTLKKLGYLRRDPRAKERRKFGFKKARKSPQWSKR, translated from the coding sequence ATGACACCTACAAAAACAACAGCCAAATATTTCGAAGCCGTCGGACGACGCAAGACTGCCATCGCCAGAGTCCGCCTTTTTGCCGGAACGAAAAGTGGTTTTGAAGTTAACGGAAAAACTCTAGAAGCATATTTTCCAGTAAAGGAAATGCAGATAACTGCTGTAGAAGCTATCACTGCTGCTAAGGCTGGTGAGAAGTTCCATGTTACTGCCAAGATTGTTGGTGGTGGCATTTCAGCCCAATCAGAGGCTCTACGCCACGGTATTGCAAGAGCTCTACTTATATATGATATACAGATGCGTGGTACTTTGAAGAAACTAGGATATTTGAGACGTGATCCTAGAGCCAAAGAACGTCGTAAATTCGGATTCAAGAAGGCAAGAAAGAGTCCACAGTGGTCAAAGCGTTAA
- the rpmJ gene encoding 50S ribosomal protein L36 yields MRVKAAVKRICAKCTVVRRGGYVYVTCKGNRRHKQRQG; encoded by the coding sequence ATGAGAGTCAAAGCTGCAGTAAAACGCATATGCGCAAAATGTACCGTCGTCCGACGCGGAGGGTATGTTTATGTAACATGCAAAGGTAATAGGAGACATAAGCAAAGACAGGGATAA
- a CDS encoding NUDIX domain-containing protein, whose translation MSKENMIHENTFKKVDFNGAKGLVFLGDKILVYRRDNKTNNWPLNIDLPGGGREGDESPFDTFKREVKEEFGIDIEKNEVEFSCTVQSVIEPDKKSYFIVVKTLRFKSEDIVFGNEGIEWMLITPAEFINRSDCIERQQKRVKRYLAEELVSE comes from the coding sequence TTGAGTAAAGAAAATATGATCCACGAAAACACATTCAAGAAAGTTGACTTTAACGGAGCCAAAGGGCTTGTTTTTCTTGGGGACAAGATACTTGTTTATCGTCGAGATAATAAAACAAATAATTGGCCTCTGAATATCGATTTACCGGGTGGTGGTCGAGAAGGAGATGAGTCACCATTTGATACATTTAAACGAGAGGTGAAAGAAGAGTTTGGAATTGATATTGAAAAAAATGAAGTTGAATTTTCATGTACGGTCCAAAGTGTAATTGAACCCGACAAAAAGTCATATTTTATAGTTGTAAAGACTCTGAGATTTAAATCAGAAGATATTGTCTTCGGGAATGAAGGAATCGAATGGATGCTTATAACACCTGCGGAATTTATTAATCGATCCGATTGTATTGAACGACAACAAAAGAGAGTCAAAAGATATTTGGCAGAGGAGCTGGTGTCTGAATAG